In a single window of the Desulfuromonadaceae bacterium genome:
- a CDS encoding (Fe-S)-binding protein — MKSDARIGNFTPRDAPHYDDALQCMRCGFCLPTCPTFALTGRERSSPRGRVALARAVAEEQLEFTAAVRDEAFFCLDCRACTTACPSGVRAGEIMEICRSQAQSFHPLGHPGKTFREFVLQKMLPSPDLLETSMLPARLYQRLGIQWLVRRSKVLKLGADWIDKAAGMLPELAPPLRKQLPTIIPARGQQRGRVGFFLGCVMTLMYPHVSRQTVRVLSHQGFDVITPREIKCCGAPHLSEGDRETARQLALKNLELLMAADVEAIVTDCAGCGSALKEYEELLEGLVPTETLAAFRSKVRDVAEFLAEVGLRTENLIPVNTSVTYHEPCHLCHAQGVSRQPRILLSQIPGVELREMNESSWCCGSAATWGLKFSKASQQVLDRKLGNVAATGAELLVTANPGCQLQLAWGVREAGLPQQVVHLMELLGQATPQ, encoded by the coding sequence ATGAAGAGTGATGCGCGAATCGGCAATTTCACGCCGCGGGATGCGCCCCATTATGATGATGCCCTGCAGTGCATGCGCTGCGGTTTTTGTCTGCCGACCTGTCCGACCTTTGCCCTGACCGGGCGGGAACGCTCCAGCCCGCGCGGGCGGGTGGCGCTGGCGCGGGCAGTGGCCGAAGAACAGCTCGAATTTACCGCGGCGGTGCGTGACGAGGCGTTCTTCTGTCTCGACTGCCGCGCCTGCACCACGGCCTGTCCCTCGGGGGTGCGTGCCGGAGAGATCATGGAGATCTGTCGCAGTCAGGCGCAGTCTTTCCATCCGCTTGGTCATCCGGGGAAAACGTTTCGCGAATTCGTGCTGCAAAAGATGCTGCCGTCCCCCGATTTGCTCGAAACCTCAATGCTCCCGGCCCGCCTTTACCAGCGCCTCGGCATCCAGTGGCTGGTGCGCCGGAGCAAGGTGTTGAAGCTCGGTGCCGACTGGATTGACAAGGCCGCAGGGATGCTGCCGGAGCTGGCGCCGCCGTTGCGGAAACAGCTGCCGACGATCATTCCGGCGCGCGGGCAGCAGCGTGGCCGGGTCGGCTTTTTCCTCGGCTGCGTGATGACGCTGATGTATCCCCACGTGTCGCGCCAGACGGTGCGGGTGCTCAGTCACCAGGGGTTCGATGTCATTACCCCGCGCGAGATCAAGTGCTGCGGCGCGCCGCACCTCAGTGAAGGGGACCGCGAAACCGCCCGGCAACTGGCGTTGAAGAATCTGGAGCTGCTGATGGCCGCCGATGTCGAGGCGATTGTCACCGACTGTGCCGGATGTGGCTCTGCGCTTAAGGAATATGAAGAGCTGCTTGAGGGACTGGTGCCGACCGAGACTCTGGCAGCGTTCCGCAGTAAGGTGCGCGACGTAGCGGAATTTCTGGCCGAAGTCGGTCTGCGCACTGAGAACCTCATCCCGGTCAACACCTCTGTGACCTACCACGAACCGTGTCACCTCTGTCATGCTCAAGGGGTTTCCCGCCAACCGCGGATCTTGCTCAGCCAGATTCCCGGCGTCGAACTGCGTGAAATGAACGAGTCAAGCTGGTGCTGCGGCAGTGCCGCCACCTGGGGGCTGAAATTTTCCAAAGCGAGTCAGCAGGTTCTGGATCGGAAACTCGGTAACGTCGCAGCAACCGGGGCGGAACTGCTGGTGACGGCCAATCCCGGCTGCCAACTGCAACTGGCCTGGGGGGTACGTGAGGCCGGGTTGCCGCAGCAGGTGGTGCATCTGATGGAGCTGTTGGGGCAAGCGACGCCGCAATAA
- a CDS encoding SUMF1/EgtB/PvdO family nonheme iron enzyme, protein MCRNLLLVLIFLSCSFSLSLAATRGISIVAKDPATGERGEVRLYNKSYAVIVGIDRYKNLPADKQLSNAVHDAQGVAEVLRRNYRFDEIITLTDEQATKDRIMRLLTTDLPKKMSNEDALFLFWAGHGNQQKNVDGDLGYLIPYDGSVDAIYRNITMAEIRDTISKTLPAKHVFYVMDACYSGLLATKRSLDGTTSRDLGYLREITKERVRQVLTAGSKGQEALDGGPNGHSVFTGRLIEALEAAGDFVTANEIQTILKEKVYQDARARNHNQTPGFGTLYGSGDFVFVPNVQQKVADVAAAVAKLEAEMAELARQEAVARKSQNEVARRKAERQRQIAEAKLKAEKLRQEQLAAEAQRQEQLRREQQQHLAKVQQQEAALAAKRSEEEQRLAALKAEIEAKRQRAPATQSATIEAAVAEIRRLAQEIDSIEAAFAKEQPAAEKRIVARYAALLAEVKAQEKAAKGKPLVQDMFETDAEFAARKKNATGFYSERRKELEAQRQRELTALRQRIDQESRAQTAPLRQELTTLSDKDYPIDPTSLALHVGSYDMDRGVFPFTLESKATDRGIFPFTLWSTAKSAPVQVAMNGTIRLGREDAKEWYGQLQNGFVHPQVTARPGGQVVQVAFANDVTDELLLTLVNGEFVSVREIRERERERKRERELERKREWEREWEWERERERERKRELERKRELERKRLNQLGMEFVPVPGGCYQMGDQFRDGGSEEQPVHEVCVDSFRLGKFEVTQGQWRTVMGSNPSNFKNGDNYPVEQVSWNDVQQFLRTLNRQTGQSFRLPTEAEWEYACRSGGKNERYCGGGNVDTVAWHSGNSGSKTHPVGQKQPNGLGLYDMSGNVWEWCQDWYDSGYYGKSPRQNPQGPSGGSNRVERGGSWNDLPRSVRSAYRNWNNPGYRNYNLGFRLVTQD, encoded by the coding sequence ATGTGTCGCAATCTGCTTCTTGTCCTGATTTTCCTCAGTTGCTCCTTCTCCCTCTCCCTTGCCGCCACGCGCGGCATCAGCATCGTCGCCAAAGACCCGGCCACCGGCGAGAGAGGCGAAGTTCGGCTCTACAATAAAAGTTACGCCGTCATTGTCGGTATCGACCGGTATAAAAACCTTCCTGCCGACAAGCAGCTCAGCAACGCCGTACACGATGCCCAGGGGGTTGCCGAGGTGTTGCGACGCAACTACCGGTTTGACGAAATCATCACCCTGACCGATGAGCAGGCGACCAAAGACCGCATTATGCGCCTGCTGACCACCGATCTGCCGAAGAAGATGAGCAATGAAGACGCGCTCTTCCTCTTCTGGGCCGGACATGGCAATCAACAAAAGAACGTTGATGGCGATCTGGGTTATCTGATCCCTTACGACGGTTCCGTCGATGCGATTTACCGCAATATCACCATGGCCGAGATTCGCGATACGATCTCCAAAACCCTTCCGGCCAAACACGTCTTTTATGTGATGGATGCCTGTTACAGCGGGTTGCTCGCCACCAAGCGGAGTCTCGATGGCACGACCAGTCGCGATTTGGGCTACCTGAGAGAGATCACCAAAGAGCGCGTCCGCCAGGTGCTGACCGCCGGGAGCAAAGGGCAGGAGGCGCTTGACGGAGGGCCAAACGGGCACTCGGTCTTTACCGGGCGGCTGATCGAGGCACTGGAGGCGGCGGGGGATTTTGTGACCGCGAACGAGATTCAGACGATTCTCAAAGAAAAGGTCTATCAGGACGCCCGCGCGCGCAACCACAACCAGACGCCGGGGTTCGGGACATTGTACGGCAGTGGTGATTTTGTTTTTGTGCCTAATGTGCAGCAGAAAGTTGCCGATGTTGCCGCCGCAGTTGCCAAACTCGAAGCGGAGATGGCCGAACTGGCCCGGCAGGAAGCCGTCGCCAGAAAATCACAAAACGAAGTGGCCCGCCGCAAGGCCGAGCGTCAGCGCCAGATTGCCGAGGCAAAACTAAAAGCCGAAAAACTGCGGCAGGAGCAACTTGCCGCCGAAGCTCAACGGCAGGAGCAACTGCGCCGCGAACAACAGCAGCACCTTGCCAAAGTACAGCAGCAAGAAGCCGCGCTGGCCGCCAAACGCAGTGAAGAAGAACAGCGCCTGGCCGCGCTCAAAGCCGAAATCGAAGCCAAGCGCCAGCGCGCTCCGGCGACTCAGAGTGCCACCATCGAAGCCGCCGTTGCCGAGATCCGGCGCCTGGCACAAGAGATCGACAGCATCGAAGCCGCCTTTGCCAAAGAACAGCCCGCCGCCGAAAAACGCATCGTTGCGCGCTACGCTGCGCTGCTGGCCGAGGTCAAGGCCCAGGAAAAAGCCGCCAAAGGCAAGCCGCTGGTGCAGGATATGTTTGAAACCGACGCCGAGTTTGCCGCACGCAAAAAGAACGCCACCGGGTTTTACAGTGAGCGGCGCAAAGAACTCGAAGCGCAGCGCCAGCGTGAACTGACCGCCCTGCGGCAGCGCATCGACCAGGAATCACGCGCCCAGACCGCGCCCTTGCGGCAAGAGCTGACGACCCTCTCCGACAAAGACTACCCCATCGACCCGACATCCCTCGCGCTGCACGTCGGGAGCTACGATATGGATCGGGGTGTTTTCCCTTTTACCCTCGAGAGTAAAGCTACTGATCGGGGTATTTTCCCCTTTACCCTCTGGAGTACAGCTAAGTCTGCTCCGGTGCAGGTGGCGATGAACGGCACCATTCGCCTGGGGCGTGAGGACGCTAAGGAATGGTATGGGCAGCTGCAAAACGGCTTTGTGCATCCGCAGGTCACGGCCAGGCCGGGGGGGCAGGTGGTGCAGGTGGCGTTTGCCAATGATGTGACCGATGAACTGTTGCTGACTTTGGTGAACGGGGAGTTTGTATCGGTGCGCGAGATACGGGAACGGGAACGGGAACGGAAACGCGAACGCGAACTGGAACGGAAACGGGAATGGGAACGGGAATGGGAATGGGAACGGGAACGGGAACGGGAACGGAAACGCGAACTGGAACGGAAACGCGAACTGGAACGGAAACGCCTGAATCAACTTGGGATGGAGTTCGTGCCCGTCCCCGGTGGCTGTTATCAGATGGGGGACCAGTTCAGGGATGGGGGATCCGAGGAACAGCCGGTGCACGAGGTCTGTGTTGATTCCTTCCGGTTGGGTAAATTTGAAGTCACCCAGGGGCAGTGGCGCACGGTGATGGGAAGTAACCCGTCAAACTTTAAGAACGGCGACAACTACCCGGTGGAGCAGGTGAGCTGGAACGACGTGCAGCAATTCCTCCGCACCCTGAATCGGCAGACCGGCCAGTCTTTTCGTTTGCCAACCGAGGCAGAGTGGGAATACGCCTGTCGCAGCGGCGGGAAAAACGAGAGGTACTGCGGGGGCGGCAATGTTGACACCGTTGCCTGGCACTCCGGTAACTCCGGCAGCAAGACGCATCCGGTCGGCCAGAAACAGCCGAACGGTCTGGGTCTTTATGATATGTCAGGCAATGTGTGGGAGTGGTGCCAGGACTGGTACGATAGTGGCTATTATGGCAAGAGTCCCCGGCAGAATCCGCAGGGCCCGTCAGGCGGGTCGAACCGCGTCGAACGCGGCGGCAGCTGGAACGACTTACCGAGGAGCGTGCGCTCGGCGTACCGGAACTGGAACAATCCGGGCTACCGCAACTACAACCTGGGTTTCCGCCTTGTCACTCAAGACTAG